One Orcinus orca chromosome 7, mOrcOrc1.1, whole genome shotgun sequence genomic window carries:
- the FAM237A gene encoding protein FAM237A: MANPGNRGGIYRHLSLTCSLLIVGICCVSPFFCHSQTDLLALNQADPQCWESSSVLLLEMWKPQISNTVSGFWDFMIYLKSSENLQHGALFWDLAQLFWDIYVDCVLSRNHGLGRRQLAGEEEKISAVPPQHAGRKKGVYPQQPRIPSLKKKELIEGLINMHVHRSGSKFIGKVTSSLEIKRK, from the exons ATGGCCAATCCTGGGAACAGAGGAGGGATCTACCGCCACTTGAGTCTCACCTGCTCCCTGCTCATTGTGGGAATATGCTGTGTGTCTCCTTTCTTCTGTCACAGCCAGACAGATCTGCTGGCTCTTAACCAAGCTGATCCTCAGTGCTGGGAATCATCCTCGGTACTCCTCCTAGAAATGTGGAAGCCTCAAATTTCCAACACTGTTTCAGGTTTCTGGGATTTTATGATCTACCTGAAGTCATCTGAGAACTTGCAGCATGGGGCATTGTTTTGGGATCTGGCTCAACTCTTCTGGGACATCTATGTGGACTGTGTCCTCTCCAGAAACCATGGCTTAGGAAGGAGGCAATTggctggagaggaagagaagatctCAGCAGTGCCTCCACAGCACgcagggagaaaaaaag GTGTATATCCTCAGCAACCAAGAATCCCTTCCCTAAAGAAGAAAGAGTTGATTGAAGGCTTGATAAACATGCATGTACATAGGAGTGGGTCTAAGTTCATTGGAAAAGTGACCAGTAGcctggaaataaagagaaaataa